One stretch of Eretmochelys imbricata isolate rEreImb1 chromosome 1, rEreImb1.hap1, whole genome shotgun sequence DNA includes these proteins:
- the M6PR gene encoding cation-dependent mannose-6-phosphate receptor isoform X2, whose amino-acid sequence MRHRSSVEPSLFFPLAGDWIMLIYKGGDSYGSHCHGEKRKAMIMISCNRKTLSSGFTLLSEEREKEQDCLYLFEMDSSLACPPEDSHLSIGSILLITFASLVAVYIIGGFLYQRLVVGAKGMEQFPHFTFWQDLGNLMADGCDFICRSKPQNAPAAYRGVGDDQLGEESEERDDHLLPM is encoded by the exons ATGAGACACAGGTCTTCAGTGGAA ccctctttgttttttcccttggCAGGTGACTGGATCATGCTGATTTATAAGGGAGGGGATTCGTATGGTAGCCACTGCCATGGTGAGAAGAGGAAGGCCATGATAATGATCTCTTGCAACCGGAAGACTCTATCA AGCGGCTTTACCTTGCTATCAGAAGAGCGGGAAAAGGAGCAGGACTGTTTGTACCTCTTTGAGATGGACAGTAGCTTGGCCTGCCCACCCGAGGACTCCCACCTCAGCATTGGGTCCATCCTGCTCATCAC GTTTGCTTCGCTGGTTGCAGTCTATATCATTGGGGGATTCCTCTACCAGCGCCTGGTAGTGGGAGCAAAGGGCATGGAGCAGTTCCCACATTTTACCTTCTGGCAGGATCTCGGCAACTTGATGGCG GACGGTTGTGATTTCATCTGCCGGTCTAAGCCCCAGAATGCGCCAGCTGCATACCGTGGTGTGGGCGATGACCAACTGGGGGAGGAGTCAGAAGAACGGGATGACCATTTGCTACCAATGTGA
- the PHC1 gene encoding polyhomeotic-like protein 1 isoform X1: protein METESEQNSNSTNGSSGSGGSTRPQISQMSLYERQAVQALQALQRQPNAAQYFHQFMLQQQLNSAQLHSLAAVQQATIAASRQASSPNTSTPQQTTTTQASINLATTSAAQLISRSQSVSSPSATTLTQSVLLGNTTSPPLNQSQAQMYLRPQLGNLLQVNRTLGRNVPLTSQLILMPNGAVAAVQQEVPPAQSPGVHTDTDQVQNLAVRSQQTSVVNAQLQSSAQKAALPGNSQASGLSQATNASQTLAVAQASSGNTGQSLNLSQGATGSNGVSGGVVAGGGSQATTGVGQAASSGLGGSCQRKGTGVVQPLPVAAAQAVTVSQGSQTETENAAATKKSEADGGQQTVGMNLTRTATPAPSQTLISSATYTQIQPHSLIQQQQQIHLQKQVVIQQQIAIHHQQQFQHRQSQLLHTATHLQLAQQQQQQASPLTQQQQQAPPPQQQPSPSQNQQQAQTLVVQPMLQSQPQPIQLQPDSPCQPATKSPVPIQSKPPSAPIKPPQLGAAKVSAAQQPPPHIPVQVVGSRQQGSAQAQALGLAQITPTASAPRGMPAVVQPVSQAHATSPSSQAPSATASPQEAPPLTTGVNLAQVQGTAHVVKSTASSPVMAQVPAAFYMQPVQLPGKPQTLAVKRKAESEEEKEELPSATILLPAKSSPVAESPKTMEEKSGFGEKSEPVLSTTPNAPTSEAASVTTTSSPAPTLAMVSRQTGDSKPPQAIVKPQILTHIIEGFVIQEGAEPFPVGCSQLLKESEKPLQGGAPSGQSENQSSNSPGGDSATLELDKKTNLLKCEYCGKYAPANQFRGSKRFCSMTCAKRYNVSCSHQFRLQRKKMKEFQEANYVRVRRRGPRRSSSEIARAKIQGKRHRGQEDSSRGSDNSSYDEALSPTSPGPLSVRVSHGERDLTSSNMAPPTPDLHGINPDFLSSNPSRWSVEEVYEFIASLQGCQEIAEEFRSQEIDGQALLLLKEEHLMSAMNIKLGPALKICAKINILKET, encoded by the exons ATGGAGACTGAAAGCGAGCAGAACTCCAACTCCACCAATGGGAGTTCAGGCTCTGGAGGAAGCACTCGCCCTCAGATATCTCAGATGTCTCTGTATGAGCGACAGGCAGTGCAG GCCCTTCAGGCATTGCAGAGACAGCCCAATGCAGCCCAGTACTTCCATCAGTTcatgctccagcagcagctcaacAGTGCCCAGCTCCACAGTCTGGCAGCTGTCCAGCAG GCTACAATTGCAGCCAGcaggcaggcaagctcccccaaCACCAGCACCCCACAgcagaccaccaccacccaggccTCA ATCAATCTGGCCACTACATCGGCCGCCCAGCTAATCAGCCGCTCACAGAGCGTGAGCTCTCCCAGCGCCACCACACTTACTCAGTCTGTGCTCCTGGGGAACACCACCTCGCCGCCTCTCAATCAATCACAGGCCCAGATGTATCTCCGG CCGCAGCTGGGGAACCTGTTGCAGGTGAACCGGACCTTGGGCCGCAATGTGCCTCTTACTTCCCAGCTCATCCTGATGCCTAACGGGGCCGTGGCTGCtgtccagcaggaggtgccacccGCTCAGTCTCCCGGGGTCCACACAGACACAGACCAG GTGCAGAACTTGGCTGTGAGGAGCCAGCAGACCTCAGTCGTTAATGCCCAGCTGCAGAGCTCTGCTCAGAAAGCAGCCCTTCCAGGAAACTCCCAGGCTTCGGGCCTATCACAGGCCACAAATGCCAGCCAGACCTTGGCAGTGGCTCAGGCCTCTTCTGGCAACACAGGCCAGTCCCTGAATCTGAGCCAAGGGGCAACAGGCAGTAATGGTGTCTCTGGGGGCGTGGTGGCAGGTGGTGGGAGCCAGGCCACCACAGGGGTGGGCCAGGCAGCCTCGTCTGGCCTTGGGGGCAGCTGCCAGAGGAAAGGCACTGGGGTGGTGCAGCCGTTACCAGTAGCAGCTGCCCAGGCAGTGACAGTGAGCCAGGGGAgccagacagagacagagaatgCAGCGGCAACAAAGAAGTCTGAAGCAGACGGTGGGCAGCAAACCGTTGGCATGAACCTGACTAGGACAGCTACGCCAGCGCCCAGCCAGACCTTGATCAGTTCAG CCACATACACACAGATCCAGCCCCACTCACTgatccagcaacagcagcagattCACCTGCAGAAGCAGGTGGTGATCCAGCAGCAGATTGCCATTCATCACCAGCAGCAGTTCCAGCAccgccagtcccagctcctccacacCGCCACCCACCTCCAgctggcccagcagcagcaacagcaagcTTCACCTctgacccagcagcagcagcaagctccgcctccccagcagcagccttcGCCTTCACAAAATCAGCAGCAGGCTCAGACCCTTGTGGTCCAACCCATGCTTCAGTCACAGCCTCAGCCCATACAGCTCCAGCcagacagcccctgccagccagccaCCAAGTCACCTGTACCCATTCAGTCCAagccaccttcagcccccatcaAACCACCACAGCTTGGGGCTGCCAAAGTGTCAGCAGCGCAGCAGCCCCCACCACACATCCCAGTGCAGGTGGTGGGGagccggcagcagggctcagcccAAGCCCAGGCACTGGGTTTGGCTCAGATTACCCCTACGGCGTCGGCCCCCCGGGGTATGCCAGCAGTGGTCCAGCCCGTCTCCcaagcccatgccacttccccaTCATCCCAAGCTCCTTCTGCCACAGCTTCCCCCCAGGAAGCCCCTCCCCTCACAACTGGAGTCAACTTGGCACAAGTTCAAGGCACGGCCCATGTGGTGAAGAGCACGGCCTCGTCCCCAGTCATGGCTCAGGTGCCTGCAGCATTCTACATGCAGCCTGTCCAATTACCC GGAAAGCCCCAGACCTTGGCAGTGAAGCGCAAAGCAGAgtctgaggaggagaaggaggagttgCCCAGTGCCACTATACTCCTGCCCGCCAAGTCGTCTCCTGTGGCAGAGAGTCCCAAAACCATGGAGGAGAAGAGTGGCTTTGGAG AGAAATCTGAGCCTGTCCTCAGCACAACTCCAAATGCCCCCACAAGTGAAGCAGCGTCCGTCACCACCACATCTTCCCCTGCCCCTACCCTGGCAATGGTGTCACGACAGACTGGAGACTCCAAACCCCCACAGGCCATCGTCAAGCCCCAGATCCTAACGCACATCATCGAGGGCTTTGTCATCCAGGAAGGGGCAGAGCCATTCCCG GTTGGCTGCTCTCAGCTGCTGAAAGAGTCTGAGAAGCCACTCCAGGGAGGGGCTCCCTCCGGGCAGAGTGAGAACCAGTCCAGCAACTCCCCAGGAGGAGATAGTGCAACCCTGG AGCTGGACAAGAAGACAAACCTGCTGAAGTGCGAGTACTGTGGGAAATATGCCCCAGCCAATCAGTTCCGGGGCTCCAAGAGGTTTTGCTCCATGACCTGTGCTAAAAG GTACAATGTGAGCTGCAGCCATCAGTTTCGGCTGCAGAGGAAGAAGATGAAGGAGTTCCAGGAAGCTAACTATGTCCGTGTGCGTCGGCGTGGACCGCGGCGCAGCAGCTCCGAGATCGCCCGAGCCAAGATCCAGGGCAAGCGCCATCGG GGGCAGGAAGACTCCAGTCGAGGCTCCGACAACTCTAGCTATGATGAGGCTCTGTCCCCCACGTCCCCAGGGCCCTTGTCAGTGAGGGTTAGTCATGGAGAGCGAGACCTGACCAGCTCCAACATGGCCCCACCTACTCCAGACCTACATGGCATCAACCCGGACTTCCTGTCCAGCAACCCCAGCCGCTGGAGTGTAGAGGAGGTGTATGAGTTCATCGCATCCCTGCAAG gCTGCCAGGAGATCGCAGAGGAGTTCCGCTCACAGGAGATTGATggccaggccctgctgctgcttAAAGAGGAGCACCTCATGAGCGCCATGAACATCAAGCTGGGACCTGCCCTCAAGATCTGCGCCAAGATCAACATCCTCAAGGAGACCTAA
- the M6PR gene encoding cation-dependent mannose-6-phosphate receptor isoform X1, protein MPHLPRCPSVRMFPSHCGSCTALLVLVALVMVAMADQEEKHCDLVGDQDKESKREQALLKKLEPLMPGSFDCTVSLSPEEKYSYTFRVCREVNSSLSQSGLVQINLKDQKHTVVGRINETQVFSGSDWIMLIYKGGDSYGSHCHGEKRKAMIMISCNRKTLSSGFTLLSEEREKEQDCLYLFEMDSSLACPPEDSHLSIGSILLITFASLVAVYIIGGFLYQRLVVGAKGMEQFPHFTFWQDLGNLMADGCDFICRSKPQNAPAAYRGVGDDQLGEESEERDDHLLPM, encoded by the exons AATGTTCCCATCTCACTGTGGTTCCTGTACTGCACTGCTAGTCCTTGTGGCCCTGGTCATGGTCGCGATGGCAGATCAGGAAGAGAAGCACTGTGACCTAGTAGGAGATCAGGACAAAGAGTCGAAAAGAGAACAGGCCTTACTGAAGAAGCTGGAACCCCTGATGCCCGGGAG CTTTGATTGCACCGTGAGCTTGAGCCCAGAGGAGAAGTACAGCTACACGTTCAGGGTGTGCAGAGAGGTCAACAGCTCTCTGTCCCAATCAGGCCTGGTACAGATCAATTTAAAGGACCAAAAGCACACAGTGGTGGGAAGAATCAATGAGACACAGGTCTTCAGTGGAA GTGACTGGATCATGCTGATTTATAAGGGAGGGGATTCGTATGGTAGCCACTGCCATGGTGAGAAGAGGAAGGCCATGATAATGATCTCTTGCAACCGGAAGACTCTATCA AGCGGCTTTACCTTGCTATCAGAAGAGCGGGAAAAGGAGCAGGACTGTTTGTACCTCTTTGAGATGGACAGTAGCTTGGCCTGCCCACCCGAGGACTCCCACCTCAGCATTGGGTCCATCCTGCTCATCAC GTTTGCTTCGCTGGTTGCAGTCTATATCATTGGGGGATTCCTCTACCAGCGCCTGGTAGTGGGAGCAAAGGGCATGGAGCAGTTCCCACATTTTACCTTCTGGCAGGATCTCGGCAACTTGATGGCG GACGGTTGTGATTTCATCTGCCGGTCTAAGCCCCAGAATGCGCCAGCTGCATACCGTGGTGTGGGCGATGACCAACTGGGGGAGGAGTCAGAAGAACGGGATGACCATTTGCTACCAATGTGA
- the PHC1 gene encoding polyhomeotic-like protein 1 isoform X2 — protein sequence METESEQNSNSTNGSSGSGGSTRPQISQMSLYERQAVQALQALQRQPNAAQYFHQFMLQQQLNSAQLHSLAAVQQATIAASRQASSPNTSTPQQTTTTQASPQLGNLLQVNRTLGRNVPLTSQLILMPNGAVAAVQQEVPPAQSPGVHTDTDQVQNLAVRSQQTSVVNAQLQSSAQKAALPGNSQASGLSQATNASQTLAVAQASSGNTGQSLNLSQGATGSNGVSGGVVAGGGSQATTGVGQAASSGLGGSCQRKGTGVVQPLPVAAAQAVTVSQGSQTETENAAATKKSEADGGQQTVGMNLTRTATPAPSQTLISSATYTQIQPHSLIQQQQQIHLQKQVVIQQQIAIHHQQQFQHRQSQLLHTATHLQLAQQQQQQASPLTQQQQQAPPPQQQPSPSQNQQQAQTLVVQPMLQSQPQPIQLQPDSPCQPATKSPVPIQSKPPSAPIKPPQLGAAKVSAAQQPPPHIPVQVVGSRQQGSAQAQALGLAQITPTASAPRGMPAVVQPVSQAHATSPSSQAPSATASPQEAPPLTTGVNLAQVQGTAHVVKSTASSPVMAQVPAAFYMQPVQLPGKPQTLAVKRKAESEEEKEELPSATILLPAKSSPVAESPKTMEEKSGFGEKSEPVLSTTPNAPTSEAASVTTTSSPAPTLAMVSRQTGDSKPPQAIVKPQILTHIIEGFVIQEGAEPFPVGCSQLLKESEKPLQGGAPSGQSENQSSNSPGGDSATLELDKKTNLLKCEYCGKYAPANQFRGSKRFCSMTCAKRYNVSCSHQFRLQRKKMKEFQEANYVRVRRRGPRRSSSEIARAKIQGKRHRGQEDSSRGSDNSSYDEALSPTSPGPLSVRVSHGERDLTSSNMAPPTPDLHGINPDFLSSNPSRWSVEEVYEFIASLQGCQEIAEEFRSQEIDGQALLLLKEEHLMSAMNIKLGPALKICAKINILKET from the exons ATGGAGACTGAAAGCGAGCAGAACTCCAACTCCACCAATGGGAGTTCAGGCTCTGGAGGAAGCACTCGCCCTCAGATATCTCAGATGTCTCTGTATGAGCGACAGGCAGTGCAG GCCCTTCAGGCATTGCAGAGACAGCCCAATGCAGCCCAGTACTTCCATCAGTTcatgctccagcagcagctcaacAGTGCCCAGCTCCACAGTCTGGCAGCTGTCCAGCAG GCTACAATTGCAGCCAGcaggcaggcaagctcccccaaCACCAGCACCCCACAgcagaccaccaccacccaggccTCA CCGCAGCTGGGGAACCTGTTGCAGGTGAACCGGACCTTGGGCCGCAATGTGCCTCTTACTTCCCAGCTCATCCTGATGCCTAACGGGGCCGTGGCTGCtgtccagcaggaggtgccacccGCTCAGTCTCCCGGGGTCCACACAGACACAGACCAG GTGCAGAACTTGGCTGTGAGGAGCCAGCAGACCTCAGTCGTTAATGCCCAGCTGCAGAGCTCTGCTCAGAAAGCAGCCCTTCCAGGAAACTCCCAGGCTTCGGGCCTATCACAGGCCACAAATGCCAGCCAGACCTTGGCAGTGGCTCAGGCCTCTTCTGGCAACACAGGCCAGTCCCTGAATCTGAGCCAAGGGGCAACAGGCAGTAATGGTGTCTCTGGGGGCGTGGTGGCAGGTGGTGGGAGCCAGGCCACCACAGGGGTGGGCCAGGCAGCCTCGTCTGGCCTTGGGGGCAGCTGCCAGAGGAAAGGCACTGGGGTGGTGCAGCCGTTACCAGTAGCAGCTGCCCAGGCAGTGACAGTGAGCCAGGGGAgccagacagagacagagaatgCAGCGGCAACAAAGAAGTCTGAAGCAGACGGTGGGCAGCAAACCGTTGGCATGAACCTGACTAGGACAGCTACGCCAGCGCCCAGCCAGACCTTGATCAGTTCAG CCACATACACACAGATCCAGCCCCACTCACTgatccagcaacagcagcagattCACCTGCAGAAGCAGGTGGTGATCCAGCAGCAGATTGCCATTCATCACCAGCAGCAGTTCCAGCAccgccagtcccagctcctccacacCGCCACCCACCTCCAgctggcccagcagcagcaacagcaagcTTCACCTctgacccagcagcagcagcaagctccgcctccccagcagcagccttcGCCTTCACAAAATCAGCAGCAGGCTCAGACCCTTGTGGTCCAACCCATGCTTCAGTCACAGCCTCAGCCCATACAGCTCCAGCcagacagcccctgccagccagccaCCAAGTCACCTGTACCCATTCAGTCCAagccaccttcagcccccatcaAACCACCACAGCTTGGGGCTGCCAAAGTGTCAGCAGCGCAGCAGCCCCCACCACACATCCCAGTGCAGGTGGTGGGGagccggcagcagggctcagcccAAGCCCAGGCACTGGGTTTGGCTCAGATTACCCCTACGGCGTCGGCCCCCCGGGGTATGCCAGCAGTGGTCCAGCCCGTCTCCcaagcccatgccacttccccaTCATCCCAAGCTCCTTCTGCCACAGCTTCCCCCCAGGAAGCCCCTCCCCTCACAACTGGAGTCAACTTGGCACAAGTTCAAGGCACGGCCCATGTGGTGAAGAGCACGGCCTCGTCCCCAGTCATGGCTCAGGTGCCTGCAGCATTCTACATGCAGCCTGTCCAATTACCC GGAAAGCCCCAGACCTTGGCAGTGAAGCGCAAAGCAGAgtctgaggaggagaaggaggagttgCCCAGTGCCACTATACTCCTGCCCGCCAAGTCGTCTCCTGTGGCAGAGAGTCCCAAAACCATGGAGGAGAAGAGTGGCTTTGGAG AGAAATCTGAGCCTGTCCTCAGCACAACTCCAAATGCCCCCACAAGTGAAGCAGCGTCCGTCACCACCACATCTTCCCCTGCCCCTACCCTGGCAATGGTGTCACGACAGACTGGAGACTCCAAACCCCCACAGGCCATCGTCAAGCCCCAGATCCTAACGCACATCATCGAGGGCTTTGTCATCCAGGAAGGGGCAGAGCCATTCCCG GTTGGCTGCTCTCAGCTGCTGAAAGAGTCTGAGAAGCCACTCCAGGGAGGGGCTCCCTCCGGGCAGAGTGAGAACCAGTCCAGCAACTCCCCAGGAGGAGATAGTGCAACCCTGG AGCTGGACAAGAAGACAAACCTGCTGAAGTGCGAGTACTGTGGGAAATATGCCCCAGCCAATCAGTTCCGGGGCTCCAAGAGGTTTTGCTCCATGACCTGTGCTAAAAG GTACAATGTGAGCTGCAGCCATCAGTTTCGGCTGCAGAGGAAGAAGATGAAGGAGTTCCAGGAAGCTAACTATGTCCGTGTGCGTCGGCGTGGACCGCGGCGCAGCAGCTCCGAGATCGCCCGAGCCAAGATCCAGGGCAAGCGCCATCGG GGGCAGGAAGACTCCAGTCGAGGCTCCGACAACTCTAGCTATGATGAGGCTCTGTCCCCCACGTCCCCAGGGCCCTTGTCAGTGAGGGTTAGTCATGGAGAGCGAGACCTGACCAGCTCCAACATGGCCCCACCTACTCCAGACCTACATGGCATCAACCCGGACTTCCTGTCCAGCAACCCCAGCCGCTGGAGTGTAGAGGAGGTGTATGAGTTCATCGCATCCCTGCAAG gCTGCCAGGAGATCGCAGAGGAGTTCCGCTCACAGGAGATTGATggccaggccctgctgctgcttAAAGAGGAGCACCTCATGAGCGCCATGAACATCAAGCTGGGACCTGCCCTCAAGATCTGCGCCAAGATCAACATCCTCAAGGAGACCTAA
- the PHC1 gene encoding polyhomeotic-like protein 1 isoform X3 produces METESEQNSNSTNGSSGSGGSTRPQISQMSLYERQAVQALQALQRQPNAAQYFHQFMLQQQLNSAQLHSLAAVQQATIAASRQASSPNTSTPQQTTTTQASINLATTSAAQLISRSQSVSSPSATTLTQSVLLGNTTSPPLNQSQAQMYLRVQNLAVRSQQTSVVNAQLQSSAQKAALPGNSQASGLSQATNASQTLAVAQASSGNTGQSLNLSQGATGSNGVSGGVVAGGGSQATTGVGQAASSGLGGSCQRKGTGVVQPLPVAAAQAVTVSQGSQTETENAAATKKSEADGGQQTVGMNLTRTATPAPSQTLISSATYTQIQPHSLIQQQQQIHLQKQVVIQQQIAIHHQQQFQHRQSQLLHTATHLQLAQQQQQQASPLTQQQQQAPPPQQQPSPSQNQQQAQTLVVQPMLQSQPQPIQLQPDSPCQPATKSPVPIQSKPPSAPIKPPQLGAAKVSAAQQPPPHIPVQVVGSRQQGSAQAQALGLAQITPTASAPRGMPAVVQPVSQAHATSPSSQAPSATASPQEAPPLTTGVNLAQVQGTAHVVKSTASSPVMAQVPAAFYMQPVQLPGKPQTLAVKRKAESEEEKEELPSATILLPAKSSPVAESPKTMEEKSGFGEKSEPVLSTTPNAPTSEAASVTTTSSPAPTLAMVSRQTGDSKPPQAIVKPQILTHIIEGFVIQEGAEPFPVGCSQLLKESEKPLQGGAPSGQSENQSSNSPGGDSATLELDKKTNLLKCEYCGKYAPANQFRGSKRFCSMTCAKRYNVSCSHQFRLQRKKMKEFQEANYVRVRRRGPRRSSSEIARAKIQGKRHRGQEDSSRGSDNSSYDEALSPTSPGPLSVRVSHGERDLTSSNMAPPTPDLHGINPDFLSSNPSRWSVEEVYEFIASLQGCQEIAEEFRSQEIDGQALLLLKEEHLMSAMNIKLGPALKICAKINILKET; encoded by the exons ATGGAGACTGAAAGCGAGCAGAACTCCAACTCCACCAATGGGAGTTCAGGCTCTGGAGGAAGCACTCGCCCTCAGATATCTCAGATGTCTCTGTATGAGCGACAGGCAGTGCAG GCCCTTCAGGCATTGCAGAGACAGCCCAATGCAGCCCAGTACTTCCATCAGTTcatgctccagcagcagctcaacAGTGCCCAGCTCCACAGTCTGGCAGCTGTCCAGCAG GCTACAATTGCAGCCAGcaggcaggcaagctcccccaaCACCAGCACCCCACAgcagaccaccaccacccaggccTCA ATCAATCTGGCCACTACATCGGCCGCCCAGCTAATCAGCCGCTCACAGAGCGTGAGCTCTCCCAGCGCCACCACACTTACTCAGTCTGTGCTCCTGGGGAACACCACCTCGCCGCCTCTCAATCAATCACAGGCCCAGATGTATCTCCGG GTGCAGAACTTGGCTGTGAGGAGCCAGCAGACCTCAGTCGTTAATGCCCAGCTGCAGAGCTCTGCTCAGAAAGCAGCCCTTCCAGGAAACTCCCAGGCTTCGGGCCTATCACAGGCCACAAATGCCAGCCAGACCTTGGCAGTGGCTCAGGCCTCTTCTGGCAACACAGGCCAGTCCCTGAATCTGAGCCAAGGGGCAACAGGCAGTAATGGTGTCTCTGGGGGCGTGGTGGCAGGTGGTGGGAGCCAGGCCACCACAGGGGTGGGCCAGGCAGCCTCGTCTGGCCTTGGGGGCAGCTGCCAGAGGAAAGGCACTGGGGTGGTGCAGCCGTTACCAGTAGCAGCTGCCCAGGCAGTGACAGTGAGCCAGGGGAgccagacagagacagagaatgCAGCGGCAACAAAGAAGTCTGAAGCAGACGGTGGGCAGCAAACCGTTGGCATGAACCTGACTAGGACAGCTACGCCAGCGCCCAGCCAGACCTTGATCAGTTCAG CCACATACACACAGATCCAGCCCCACTCACTgatccagcaacagcagcagattCACCTGCAGAAGCAGGTGGTGATCCAGCAGCAGATTGCCATTCATCACCAGCAGCAGTTCCAGCAccgccagtcccagctcctccacacCGCCACCCACCTCCAgctggcccagcagcagcaacagcaagcTTCACCTctgacccagcagcagcagcaagctccgcctccccagcagcagccttcGCCTTCACAAAATCAGCAGCAGGCTCAGACCCTTGTGGTCCAACCCATGCTTCAGTCACAGCCTCAGCCCATACAGCTCCAGCcagacagcccctgccagccagccaCCAAGTCACCTGTACCCATTCAGTCCAagccaccttcagcccccatcaAACCACCACAGCTTGGGGCTGCCAAAGTGTCAGCAGCGCAGCAGCCCCCACCACACATCCCAGTGCAGGTGGTGGGGagccggcagcagggctcagcccAAGCCCAGGCACTGGGTTTGGCTCAGATTACCCCTACGGCGTCGGCCCCCCGGGGTATGCCAGCAGTGGTCCAGCCCGTCTCCcaagcccatgccacttccccaTCATCCCAAGCTCCTTCTGCCACAGCTTCCCCCCAGGAAGCCCCTCCCCTCACAACTGGAGTCAACTTGGCACAAGTTCAAGGCACGGCCCATGTGGTGAAGAGCACGGCCTCGTCCCCAGTCATGGCTCAGGTGCCTGCAGCATTCTACATGCAGCCTGTCCAATTACCC GGAAAGCCCCAGACCTTGGCAGTGAAGCGCAAAGCAGAgtctgaggaggagaaggaggagttgCCCAGTGCCACTATACTCCTGCCCGCCAAGTCGTCTCCTGTGGCAGAGAGTCCCAAAACCATGGAGGAGAAGAGTGGCTTTGGAG AGAAATCTGAGCCTGTCCTCAGCACAACTCCAAATGCCCCCACAAGTGAAGCAGCGTCCGTCACCACCACATCTTCCCCTGCCCCTACCCTGGCAATGGTGTCACGACAGACTGGAGACTCCAAACCCCCACAGGCCATCGTCAAGCCCCAGATCCTAACGCACATCATCGAGGGCTTTGTCATCCAGGAAGGGGCAGAGCCATTCCCG GTTGGCTGCTCTCAGCTGCTGAAAGAGTCTGAGAAGCCACTCCAGGGAGGGGCTCCCTCCGGGCAGAGTGAGAACCAGTCCAGCAACTCCCCAGGAGGAGATAGTGCAACCCTGG AGCTGGACAAGAAGACAAACCTGCTGAAGTGCGAGTACTGTGGGAAATATGCCCCAGCCAATCAGTTCCGGGGCTCCAAGAGGTTTTGCTCCATGACCTGTGCTAAAAG GTACAATGTGAGCTGCAGCCATCAGTTTCGGCTGCAGAGGAAGAAGATGAAGGAGTTCCAGGAAGCTAACTATGTCCGTGTGCGTCGGCGTGGACCGCGGCGCAGCAGCTCCGAGATCGCCCGAGCCAAGATCCAGGGCAAGCGCCATCGG GGGCAGGAAGACTCCAGTCGAGGCTCCGACAACTCTAGCTATGATGAGGCTCTGTCCCCCACGTCCCCAGGGCCCTTGTCAGTGAGGGTTAGTCATGGAGAGCGAGACCTGACCAGCTCCAACATGGCCCCACCTACTCCAGACCTACATGGCATCAACCCGGACTTCCTGTCCAGCAACCCCAGCCGCTGGAGTGTAGAGGAGGTGTATGAGTTCATCGCATCCCTGCAAG gCTGCCAGGAGATCGCAGAGGAGTTCCGCTCACAGGAGATTGATggccaggccctgctgctgcttAAAGAGGAGCACCTCATGAGCGCCATGAACATCAAGCTGGGACCTGCCCTCAAGATCTGCGCCAAGATCAACATCCTCAAGGAGACCTAA